GACCGAGCACGAGTACCCGTCGACGCCACCCATCATCGAGCCCGGCTCGCCTTCGCCGCCCTCCACCTCGGGGAAGGGGAACCACGAGAGGTCGGGAAGCGGCTTCTGGTCGGGCGTCAGGGAGCCGATCACGCCCGGGTTCCAGGCGCCCATGAGCTCCATGGCCGCCTTGTGGTTGGCGATCAGTCCGGCCGAGCTGGCGGCGCCCTGCTGCGCGGTCGTGGTCAGGAAGCCGGAGTTGAACGGTTCGGTGGCTGCGAAGGCCTGCAGGTCTTCACCGGCGCGCACCCAGCAGTCGTCGTCGAAGTTCATCTCATCGGCAGCCTGGGCGAGCGTGTCCGAGCTGCATTCGCGCAGGGCCAGCCAGTAGTACCAGTGCGCTGCGGGCCAGGCATCCTTCGCGCCGAGGGCGACGGGATCGATCCCCGCACTCTTGAGCTTCTCGGTCGCGGCCTCGAGCTCGTCGAGCGTGGTCGGGTTCTCGGCGATGCCCGCCTCGTCGAACAGGTCCTGGCTGTAGAAGAGTCCTCCGGGGAGGACGGCCACGGGAAGGGCGTAGATCTTGCCGTCGAGGCTGCTCGCCGAGTAGGCGGCATCGGAGATCTCCTCCGCAGCGGCACCCGTGATCGAGTCGGTCAGGTCCTTGAGCTGTCCTGCTTTGACCATCGCGGCCATCTTGCCGCCGCCGCGCTGCAGGAAGATGTCGGGGGCATCGCCGGAGTTCAGAGCGGTCTGGAGCTTGCCGTCGAGATCCTCGTTCTGGATCGACTGGATGTCGATGGTGACGCCGGGATTCGCCTCTTCGAAGTCGGCGACGGTCTGCTCCCAGAATTCCACCCCCGGTCCCGTCGTGGAGTTGTGCCAGAGGGTCATCGCCGAGTCTCCGCCGTCATCGGTCGAGCCGGCCGTGCACCCGCTGAGCGCGAGAGCTCCGACCGTGGCGATCGTGGCGAGGGACACGAGGGAGCGCCGTGTGCTGTTCATGTGATCGTTCTCCTCATCGAGAGTTGCGCCGCGCGTCTCTGCGGGCGCCGCGGTGGCAGGAGGTGCGACCGCGTCGCGTTGCAGTCTGCTGTCGTCGAGAACTTTCGTCAAACGTTTTCGAAAACAGTTTCCATGGTGGGCGCGCAGCCGGATACGCTGGGCGATCATGAGCGGGAGAACGACGATCCACGATGTCGCGAAGGCGGCGGGCGTCTCGGTGTCGACGGTGTCGAAGGCCGTCAACGGACGCTACGGGATCGCGGATGAGACGGTCCGACGTGTGCTCGACGTCGTGCAGGAGCTCGGCTACGAATCGAGCCTGGTGGCCAGCAGCATGCGCGCCAGACGCACCGGCGTGATCGGGGTGCTCCTCGCCGACTTCGAGCCGTTCAGTGCCGAGATACTCAAGGGCGTCGGCGCAGCGGTGCACGGCACCGGTTTCGATCTGCTCGCGTACAGCGGGTCGCGGCACGGACAGGGCGAGGGGTGGGAGCGCCGATCTCTCAGCCGCCTCTCCGGAACGCTCATCGATGCCGCGATCATGGTCACGCCCACCGTCGTGGGGGCCTCGGCCGAGATTCCCGTGGTCGCGATCGACCCGCACACGGGCCGGGCCGACCTGCCGACGGTCGAGTCGGACAGCTTCGGCGGGGCTCTCACCGCGACCCGCCACCTCATCGAGCTCGGCCATCGCCGGATCAGCTTCCTGGGCGGTCGCCCCGACCTCCGCTCCGCGGGACTGCGTGACGCCGGCTATCGGCGTGCGCTCGCCGACGCCGGCATCCCGGTGGATCCCGACCTGATCCGCGCGGGGCGCTACGAGCTGGAGACGACGCGGGATTCGGCGAGGATCCTCCTGGCGGGTCCGGAGAGGCCGACGGCCGTGTTCGCCGCGAACGACCTCTCCGCCATCGCCGTGATCGAGGTCGCGCACGAGCTCGGGCTCCGGGTGCCGCAGGACCTCTCGGTGGTCGGGTTCGACGATGTGCCGGAGGCCACCCGACGAGCCCTGCCGCTCACCACCATCCAGCAGCCGATGCGTCGACTCGGGGCGGTGGCCGCGGAGATGGTCTTCGCGCTGCTCGCCGGCGAGCCCATCGAGGAGATGAACGTGACCCTGCCGACGAGGCTGGTCGTGCGGGCGACCACGGCGGCGATCGCCCGCACGTAGGCCGGGGTCAGGCGCGAGCGACCTCGAGCTGGATGACCGACCAGGACAGCGGGGGCAGGGTCGCGCGCACCGCACCGTCCACGACCTCGACCGCACCCAGCGGCACCATGTGGACGCTGTCGGGAGCGGTCTCGAGGTTCGACGTGTGGCGGTCGCCGCCCTCGGGGATCGTGAGGGTCTCGGCCTCCGCCACGCGCAGGTCGTCGAGTCCGTGCAGGTCGATCGTCAGGTCGCTCGATTCGTCCAGCGAGCGGTTCGCGACGAACACGGCCACCCGACCGGTCGCCTCGTCCCACGTGGCGGCGGCGTCCACCGCGTCGACGCCGCCGTAGCGCTTCGTCTCGATCTGCGCCGCCGAGACGGCGAGTCGGAGGATGCGGCCCTTCGCGAGACGCGCCATGCGCTCGAAAGGCCAGAAGCTCGTCTGGCGCCAGGCCGCTCCGCCCTCTTCGGATCGGATCGGTGCGATCACGTTCACGAGCTGCGCCTGGTTGGCGATCTTCACACGGTCGCCGTGCCGCAGCAGGCTGTTGAGCAGCGTCCCGACGACGACGGCATCCGTCACGTTGTAGGTGTCCTCGATCAGCCGAGGGTGCTGCCTCCACCCGGCCTTCTCGATCTCCTTCGCCTCGACGTCGTTGTACTTCACCTGATCCCACACGTTCCACTCGTCGAACGAGATGTCGATCTGCTTCGTGTGCTTGCCCGCGGCCTTCACCGCGTCCACCGTCGCGATGACGCCCTCGATGAAGGCGTCCATGTCGGTGGATTCGGCGAGGAACGACTCGGCGTCTCCGTCGTGCTCCTGGTAGTAGGCGTGCATCGAGACGAAGTCGACCTCGTCGTAGGCGTGCGAGAGCACCGTGTGCTCCCAGGTGCCGAACGTCGGCATCGAGCGGCCGGACGACCCGACCGCGACGAGCTCGATGGAAGGATCGACCAGTCGCATCGCCTTGGCGGACTCCTGCGCGAGACGCCCGTATTCGGCCGCGGTCTTGCCCCCGATCTGCCAGGGGCCGTCGAGCTCGTTGCCGAGGCACCACAGCCTGATGTCGAACGGCTGCTCCGCCCCGTTCCTGCGACGCAGATCGGACCAGTACGTGCCGCCGGGGTGGTTCGCGTACTCGACGAGGGCGCGGGCCTCCTCGACACCGCGGGTGCCGAGGTTCACGGCCTCCATGACCTCGACGTCGGCCTCTTTCGCCCAGGCCATGAACTCGTGCAGG
Above is a window of Microbacterium aurugineum DNA encoding:
- the arfA gene encoding arabinosylfuranosidase ArfA encodes the protein MSQARITIDRDFTIADVPRRLFGSFVEHMGRCVYTGIYEPGHPQADERGFRRDVLALVKEMGPTVVRYPGGNFVSGYRWEDGVGPAEDRPVRLDGAWHTVETNAFGLHEFMAWAKEADVEVMEAVNLGTRGVEEARALVEYANHPGGTYWSDLRRRNGAEQPFDIRLWCLGNELDGPWQIGGKTAAEYGRLAQESAKAMRLVDPSIELVAVGSSGRSMPTFGTWEHTVLSHAYDEVDFVSMHAYYQEHDGDAESFLAESTDMDAFIEGVIATVDAVKAAGKHTKQIDISFDEWNVWDQVKYNDVEAKEIEKAGWRQHPRLIEDTYNVTDAVVVGTLLNSLLRHGDRVKIANQAQLVNVIAPIRSEEGGAAWRQTSFWPFERMARLAKGRILRLAVSAAQIETKRYGGVDAVDAAATWDEATGRVAVFVANRSLDESSDLTIDLHGLDDLRVAEAETLTIPEGGDRHTSNLETAPDSVHMVPLGAVEVVDGAVRATLPPLSWSVIQLEVARA
- a CDS encoding LacI family DNA-binding transcriptional regulator, which produces MSGRTTIHDVAKAAGVSVSTVSKAVNGRYGIADETVRRVLDVVQELGYESSLVASSMRARRTGVIGVLLADFEPFSAEILKGVGAAVHGTGFDLLAYSGSRHGQGEGWERRSLSRLSGTLIDAAIMVTPTVVGASAEIPVVAIDPHTGRADLPTVESDSFGGALTATRHLIELGHRRISFLGGRPDLRSAGLRDAGYRRALADAGIPVDPDLIRAGRYELETTRDSARILLAGPERPTAVFAANDLSAIAVIEVAHELGLRVPQDLSVVGFDDVPEATRRALPLTTIQQPMRRLGAVAAEMVFALLAGEPIEEMNVTLPTRLVVRATTAAIART
- a CDS encoding extracellular solute-binding protein; this translates as MNSTRRSLVSLATIATVGALALSGCTAGSTDDGGDSAMTLWHNSTTGPGVEFWEQTVADFEEANPGVTIDIQSIQNEDLDGKLQTALNSGDAPDIFLQRGGGKMAAMVKAGQLKDLTDSITGAAAEEISDAAYSASSLDGKIYALPVAVLPGGLFYSQDLFDEAGIAENPTTLDELEAATEKLKSAGIDPVALGAKDAWPAAHWYYWLALRECSSDTLAQAADEMNFDDDCWVRAGEDLQAFAATEPFNSGFLTTTAQQGAASSAGLIANHKAAMELMGAWNPGVIGSLTPDQKPLPDLSWFPFPEVEGGEGEPGSMMGGVDGYSCSVDAPDACVDFLNYLGTSEVQTAYYKAFNAPPVNTVAQEAVTEPYLQAILEAYNAAPYATQWLDTVYGQNVGNALNVAVVNMLAGQGTPEDIVKAVQDAAAKA